In Aegilops tauschii subsp. strangulata cultivar AL8/78 chromosome 3, Aet v6.0, whole genome shotgun sequence, one genomic interval encodes:
- the LOC109771729 gene encoding uncharacterized protein, whose protein sequence is MRGSNMLSSSGSNKRTLQQDCSGGSHAQEHTKKKSRIGMRTDYTYAPYHDGFQWRKYGQKVIRGNAFPRCYYRCTYHQDHGCSASKNVEQHNSADPPLFRVVYTNDHTCSGAAASASDYMASSMHIQQIADASLRKADTEPERPPRPQQPRSGGGYAAAIKEEKDAIVSSLLTVIRGSCDVVKSDAAHEGYSSASLASNCYAMSSPSVAGGSREGSSSSSVSPVVLPAPDDMGLGLDFMVESHWFEPLDLGWFVE, encoded by the exons ATGAGGGGCAGCAACATGCTCAGCTCCAGTGGGAGCAACAAAAGGACGCTGCAGCAGGATTGCAGTGGCGGCAGCCATGCCCAGGAGCACACCAAGAA GAAGTCTCGCATCGGCATGAGAACAGACTACACATATGCACCGTATCATGATGGATTCCAGTGGAGAAAATATGGGCAGAAGGTGATCCGGGGCAATGCCTTCCCAAG GTGCTACTACAGGTGCACGTACCACCAGGATCATGGCTGTTCGGCGAGCAAGAACGTGGAGCAGCACAACTCGGCGGACCCGCCGCTGTTCCGCGTGGTCTACACGAACGATCACACATGCAGCGGCGCTGCTGCTTCCGCATCGGACTACATGGCCTCGTCGATGCACATCCAGCAGATCGCCGACGCCTCTCTGAGGAAGGCCGACACGGAACCGGAAAGGCCGCCGCGCCCGCAGCAGCCTCGCTCCGGCGGTGGCTACGCCGCGGCGATAAAAGAGGAGAAAGACGCCATCGTCTCCTCCCTGCTCACCGTCATCAGAGGCAGCTGTGACGTTGTGAAATCTGACGCTGCGCACGAGGGCTACAGCAGTGCGTCGCTGGCTAGTAACTGCTACGCGATGTCATCACCGTCGGTGGCCGGAGGTAGCCGTGAGGGTAGTAGCAGCTCTTCGGTTTCGCCAGTGGTGCTGCCGGCGCCAGATGACATGGGATTGGGACTGGACT